In Magnetospirillum sp. XM-1, a single window of DNA contains:
- a CDS encoding AIPR family protein, with the protein MSELDEYHHNLMADIRREADTSGIFPVEAFFDRMAERLTEAGELEVADRAYYQSGEGAQKLRIDGYAGDPRDSEGVLGLIVCDFVDSDKVQTFGKGDIPPILNPLIRFLKRAKFEEFRDSLNEVNPAFQISDLIITTWPRVTKVKLILMSNRRYIGRDDTVKLADTGEVPITWSVWDLTRFERFDRSGQAREDMVIDFAHDFGGPLPALKASQSGAALESYLLIVPGEQLAAIYDKWGARLLEANVRSFLQARAKTNKGIQKTIKDEPELFFPYNNGLSATADAVSCIKTDSGLAIASVSNLQIVNGAQTTGSIHGAIKFAKDSLPKVFVQMKLAIVPIDRSEDIVPRISEFANTQNKVNAADFFSNHPFHIRMEQFSREVIFTAREGERHDTKWFYERSRGQFINARARLTIAQQKKFDLEFPKAQLFSKTDLAKFEFSAVGQPHIVSRGAQKNFAEFAKDIGESWSKNDARYDELWYKRLISKAIVFRWLETEVPKQSWYEGGYRANIVTYAMAKVFNDANGEKLVLDLDVIWRRQSAPEALQRALLLAAAEAHNVITHPPAGVRNMSEWAKQQACWNGMKGRSLKYDDDFDTCLTPVGTARTAEREEKAKKAMTDGINAQSEVVKLGADYWKEVLVWGRKKKCLSPKDQQILESCTAMPRRLPTDLQSRHALDALLRMRDQGFEKE; encoded by the coding sequence ATGAGCGAACTCGACGAGTATCACCATAACCTAATGGCCGACATCCGCCGCGAGGCGGATACCAGTGGCATTTTCCCGGTCGAAGCATTCTTTGACAGGATGGCCGAACGGTTGACCGAGGCAGGTGAGCTCGAGGTTGCCGATCGCGCCTACTATCAGAGCGGCGAGGGTGCCCAGAAACTGCGGATCGATGGCTATGCTGGCGACCCGCGGGACAGTGAAGGTGTGCTTGGGCTGATCGTTTGCGACTTTGTGGACAGCGACAAGGTCCAGACCTTCGGTAAAGGGGACATCCCTCCGATCCTCAACCCATTGATTCGGTTTCTGAAGAGGGCGAAATTCGAGGAATTTCGTGACTCGCTGAACGAGGTGAATCCCGCCTTCCAAATCTCGGACCTTATAATCACGACTTGGCCCCGTGTCACGAAGGTCAAATTGATTCTTATGTCCAACCGTCGCTATATCGGCCGCGACGACACGGTAAAGTTGGCAGATACCGGTGAAGTGCCGATTACTTGGTCCGTATGGGATTTGACCCGCTTTGAGCGGTTTGACAGATCAGGGCAAGCCCGCGAGGACATGGTCATTGACTTTGCCCATGACTTCGGCGGCCCTCTTCCAGCCCTTAAGGCCTCGCAGTCAGGGGCGGCCCTCGAAAGCTACTTACTAATCGTGCCAGGCGAGCAACTGGCAGCCATTTACGACAAGTGGGGAGCTCGACTTCTCGAAGCCAATGTGCGCTCGTTCCTTCAGGCGCGGGCCAAGACGAACAAGGGGATCCAGAAGACTATCAAGGATGAGCCAGAGCTTTTCTTTCCCTACAATAATGGATTGTCCGCCACGGCCGATGCAGTGTCCTGCATCAAGACGGATAGCGGTCTTGCAATTGCTTCGGTCAGCAACCTCCAGATTGTGAATGGCGCACAGACGACAGGCTCTATCCACGGCGCAATCAAATTCGCAAAGGACAGTCTTCCAAAAGTATTCGTCCAGATGAAGCTAGCAATTGTCCCCATCGATCGGTCAGAGGACATCGTTCCAAGGATTTCGGAATTCGCCAATACTCAAAATAAGGTGAATGCTGCCGACTTTTTCTCGAACCACCCGTTCCACATTCGGATGGAGCAATTCTCGCGCGAAGTGATCTTCACCGCGCGGGAGGGCGAACGACACGATACAAAGTGGTTCTATGAACGGTCTCGGGGGCAGTTCATCAATGCGCGGGCCCGCCTGACGATTGCCCAGCAGAAAAAATTCGATCTTGAGTTCCCGAAGGCACAGCTCTTCAGCAAGACTGACCTAGCGAAGTTCGAATTCTCGGCCGTCGGGCAGCCGCACATCGTCTCGCGTGGCGCCCAGAAGAACTTCGCTGAGTTCGCTAAGGACATCGGCGAATCTTGGTCGAAGAACGATGCCAGATATGATGAGCTTTGGTATAAGAGACTGATATCTAAAGCGATCGTCTTTCGATGGCTGGAGACGGAGGTGCCGAAGCAGTCGTGGTATGAAGGCGGTTACCGTGCAAACATCGTCACCTATGCCATGGCAAAGGTTTTTAACGATGCTAATGGCGAAAAGCTGGTGCTTGACCTCGATGTGATCTGGCGGCGGCAGTCCGCCCCTGAGGCACTCCAGCGAGCCCTGCTCCTTGCTGCGGCGGAAGCCCACAACGTCATCACTCATCCTCCGGCGGGTGTTCGTAACATGTCCGAATGGGCCAAGCAGCAGGCGTGTTGGAACGGAATGAAGGGGCGCTCGCTGAAGTATGACGATGATTTCGATACCTGCCTGACGCCTGTCGGCACCGCACGGACTGCGGAGCGCGAAGAAAAGGCTAAAAAGGCAATGACCGACGGCATCAATGCCCAGTCTGAAGTTGTTAAGCTGGGAGCGGATTATTGGAAGGAGGTCCTTGTGTGGGGGCGCAAGAAAAAGTGCCTTAGCCCGAAGGACCAACAGATTTTAGAAAGTTGTACGGCGATGCCACGTCGGCTGCCCACTGATCTACAATCGCGTCACGCCCTCGATGCGCTTTTACGCATGCGGGATCAAGGTTTCGAAAAAGAATAG
- a CDS encoding IS3 family transposase (programmed frameshift) gives MKRSRFNEEQIIGILKEAEAGEMPAVSVCRKHGISEQTFYRWKSKYGGMEVSEAKRLKALEDENTRLKKLLADAMLDNALLKEVLGKKMVTPTALREVGCWLMSEKGISQRRACNLVGLHRSVARYRHRQRDDGPIRDRLKDLAGRHRRYGYLRLHALLRREGLVINHKRTYRLYRDEGLAVRTKKRKRLAGRERVPLAAPERRNQRWSMDFVSDSLCSGRRFRVLNIVDEHTRESPGQLVDLSISGERVARLLDQLAVLHGLPEEIVTDNGPEFTSKAMFLWSLRTGVQLRFIQPGKPMQNGYGESFNGKFRDECLNENWFTSLAEARRLIEGWRRHYNEERPHSGLRYQTPAAFAAKRRGAVLRSPSAPSGQHHVASTIATMVSTETLTL, from the exons ATGAAGCGCAGTCGATTTAACGAGGAACAGATCATCGGCATCCTGAAGGAGGCCGAGGCGGGCGAGATGCCCGCCGTGTCGGTGTGCCGCAAGCACGGTATCTCCGAGCAGACCTTCTACCGCTGGAAATCCAAGTATGGGGGTATGGAGGTGTCGGAGGCCAAGCGGCTGAAGGCGTTGGAAGACGAAAACACGCGGCTGAAGAAGCTGTTGGCCGACGCCATGCTGGACAATGCCTTGCTGAAGGAAGTCCTCGGAA AAAAAATGGTGACGCCCACGGCGTTGAGGGAAGTCGGATGCTGGCTGATGTCGGAAAAGGGCATCAGCCAGCGCCGCGCCTGCAACCTCGTGGGCCTTCACCGTTCGGTAGCGCGGTATCGGCATCGCCAACGTGACGATGGCCCGATCCGGGACAGGCTGAAGGATCTGGCCGGCCGGCATCGTCGCTACGGCTATCTGCGCCTGCATGCCTTGCTTCGCCGGGAGGGGCTGGTGATCAATCACAAGCGAACATACCGACTGTACCGCGACGAGGGGCTGGCGGTGCGGACCAAGAAGCGCAAACGGCTGGCGGGCCGGGAGCGCGTGCCGCTGGCGGCGCCGGAGCGGCGCAATCAGCGTTGGTCGATGGACTTCGTTTCCGACAGCCTGTGCTCGGGCCGCCGCTTCCGGGTTCTCAACATCGTCGACGAACACACAAGGGAAAGTCCCGGCCAGTTGGTCGACCTGTCGATCTCGGGTGAGCGGGTGGCCCGTCTGCTCGATCAGTTGGCCGTTTTGCATGGCCTCCCCGAGGAGATCGTTACGGACAATGGTCCGGAATTTACCAGCAAGGCCATGTTCCTGTGGTCGCTGAGAACCGGCGTCCAACTCCGCTTCATTCAGCCCGGCAAGCCCATGCAGAATGGCTACGGCGAGAGCTTCAATGGCAAGTTCCGGGATGAATGCCTGAACGAGAATTGGTTCACCAGCCTGGCTGAGGCCCGCCGCCTCATCGAGGGCTGGCGCCGCCATTACAACGAGGAGCGGCCCCATAGCGGACTGAGGTATCAAACACCCGCCGCCTTTGCGGCCAAGCGACGTGGTGCCGTCCTGCGGTCGCCTTCGGCTCCCTCCGGCCAACACCACGTCGCCAGCACTATCGCAACCATGGTATCAACCGAAACACTCACCCTCTGA
- a CDS encoding DNA cytosine methyltransferase — MSVAAKAAVEPGEVWDIAPQTEDVIRAKIFGIRRGTSPRVIDIFSGCGGFSLGFLRAGCEIVAGLDIDPEAAASHAFNFHGVEVPSNRDELLQLAADITKLAPHYLPAHLGRKGTGSNEFADILIGGPPCQAFARIGRAKLRQVAEHPEAFLLDPRSNLYLRYLDYVRELLPVALVMENVPDILNFGGRNVPEEICETLKQIGYIPRYTLLNAASYGVPQFRERFFLVAIHRSLGIEPSFPLPTHHSTIPNGYKYLRATALAKVPDHSEYFVPAPAGQGPLKPFVTSRRALADLPVITEHRTDPALMRRRKMSERIPYSTYVALDDFALTMRDWKGLPKSIASCDGHLVRLTPRDFETFANMKHGGDYPHALEVAEAIFLRRLSKMDSPPRRNSCEYISLRSQFVPPYDQEKFKNKWGKLDPKLPAKTLTAHLSRDTYSHIHWDSRQGRAISVREAARLQSFPDSFRFVGAMNAAYRQIGNAVPPLLGYSVASHLLNLLRAYSFSKP, encoded by the coding sequence ATGAGTGTTGCCGCCAAGGCCGCCGTGGAGCCCGGGGAGGTATGGGACATTGCACCGCAAACCGAGGACGTGATCCGAGCCAAGATATTTGGGATCCGCCGCGGCACTTCGCCGCGCGTGATTGACATATTTAGCGGCTGCGGGGGCTTCTCACTTGGCTTCCTCCGTGCAGGATGTGAAATAGTCGCAGGACTGGACATCGATCCTGAAGCGGCAGCGAGCCACGCCTTCAATTTTCACGGAGTTGAGGTTCCTTCGAATAGGGACGAGCTCTTGCAATTAGCTGCAGACATTACCAAGCTAGCCCCGCATTACCTTCCGGCTCATTTGGGACGCAAGGGGACAGGCTCAAATGAGTTCGCTGACATCCTGATTGGCGGCCCTCCCTGCCAAGCGTTTGCCCGGATTGGGCGCGCGAAGCTGCGCCAAGTAGCCGAGCATCCTGAAGCTTTTCTGCTCGACCCGCGCAGCAATCTGTACCTCAGATACCTAGACTACGTTCGCGAACTGCTGCCAGTCGCTCTGGTGATGGAGAACGTGCCGGATATTCTGAATTTCGGAGGACGAAACGTCCCTGAGGAGATCTGTGAGACGCTGAAACAAATCGGCTACATCCCACGATATACTCTCTTGAATGCGGCCTCTTACGGTGTTCCCCAATTCAGGGAAAGGTTCTTCCTCGTCGCGATCCACAGATCTCTGGGCATTGAGCCGTCCTTCCCGCTTCCGACGCATCACTCTACTATCCCTAATGGATATAAGTACCTAAGGGCTACAGCTCTGGCAAAAGTGCCGGATCACAGCGAGTATTTTGTCCCCGCACCTGCTGGACAGGGGCCGCTCAAGCCATTCGTGACCTCCAGGCGGGCGCTGGCGGATCTCCCAGTCATCACAGAACACCGCACTGACCCCGCATTGATGCGTCGGCGGAAGATGTCGGAAAGGATCCCATACTCTACCTACGTTGCACTGGACGATTTTGCGCTCACCATGCGTGACTGGAAAGGACTTCCAAAATCAATTGCGTCCTGCGACGGCCATTTAGTGCGCTTAACACCGCGTGATTTTGAAACTTTTGCAAACATGAAGCATGGCGGCGACTATCCTCATGCGCTCGAAGTTGCAGAAGCAATTTTCCTGAGGCGCCTGTCCAAAATGGATTCGCCCCCAAGGCGCAATAGCTGTGAATACATTTCTCTTCGCAGCCAGTTCGTCCCCCCCTATGATCAGGAAAAATTTAAAAACAAGTGGGGAAAGCTCGACCCCAAATTGCCCGCAAAAACACTGACGGCCCATCTGTCAAGGGATACGTATTCCCACATTCATTGGGACTCCAGGCAAGGGCGTGCAATTTCAGTTCGAGAGGCGGCCCGTTTGCAGTCGTTCCCTGATTCTTTCCGGTTCGTTGGTGCAATGAACGCTGCTTATCGTCAGATTGGAAACGCTGTGCCTCCGCTGTTGGGGTACAGCGTTGCATCGCACCTATTGAACCTCCTACGAGCCTATTCTTTTTCGAAACCTTGA
- a CDS encoding very short patch repair endonuclease → MLVDVFSPQKRSSIMAAIKGKNTKPELVVRRLVWGLGFRYRLHGRNLPGRPDLVFPGRRKVIFVHGCFWHRHDGCRLAYKPSTRAEFWQEKFDLNRQRDLDAVNALEDLGWTVLIIWECQTRRDIKLLEAMVMEFIEK, encoded by the coding sequence GTGTTGGTTGATGTCTTCTCGCCACAGAAACGCAGTTCCATCATGGCGGCGATCAAGGGAAAGAATACCAAGCCTGAACTCGTGGTGAGAAGGTTGGTGTGGGGACTTGGTTTTCGTTACAGACTTCATGGTCGAAACCTTCCTGGACGGCCGGACCTCGTGTTTCCGGGGCGACGCAAGGTGATATTCGTGCACGGCTGCTTTTGGCATCGCCACGATGGCTGTCGGCTTGCCTATAAGCCCTCGACGAGGGCGGAATTTTGGCAGGAAAAATTTGATCTTAATCGGCAGCGTGATCTTGACGCGGTCAACGCCCTCGAGGACCTTGGGTGGACAGTACTTATAATCTGGGAATGTCAGACGCGAAGAGACATCAAGTTGCTTGAGGCTATGGTCATGGAGTTTATTGAAAAATGA
- a CDS encoding ATP-binding protein — protein MPTVVVSRRADATPHAAALIEGLRDIGYSLETAISDIIDNSITAGAHQIEIVTEAYSGEPYIAIIDDGGGMTEEELVSAMRPGSRNPLLTRDEPDLGRFGLGLKSASFSQCRRLTVVSRKSGLTSAAIWDLDDVAERNEWAVELPDSFDSICCVDKLGPKGTLVLWDKLDRLTGGYSYNAAKRAEVINQRIAETERHLRLVFHRFMEDSKPLRIFMNGRLLRPLDPFARKNLAHIPDPEEMLPLDRGVVEIQSFTLPHHKQMSKAEWEDIGGPEGHLKSQGFYLYRGKRLILHGTWFGLCRQSEITKLSRVRIDISNSMDADWKIDVKKSSAQLPPVVRDRLKKVIERILAGSKRTYSRRGQKLVDQDRLPMWHRIQADGQIRYRPNIEHPAFASFAESLPLGLRQGFFNCIVLVGASLPIETLHSDMGGSAEKIVPDWVDEDTLAQAVQATLSVLMRANKDINEITSLMKDVDPFRSAWEDTQRLIAATIESTIEASRLGIADQPIASKPS, from the coding sequence ATGCCGACAGTTGTTGTTTCAAGACGAGCAGACGCCACTCCTCACGCTGCAGCATTGATTGAGGGGCTCAGAGACATAGGGTATTCCCTCGAAACCGCAATTTCCGACATCATTGATAACTCAATCACCGCTGGCGCCCATCAGATAGAGATCGTCACCGAGGCCTACTCAGGCGAGCCGTACATCGCAATCATCGACGATGGTGGGGGCATGACGGAGGAAGAACTCGTCTCCGCCATGCGGCCCGGCAGCCGGAATCCGTTGCTCACGCGCGATGAACCGGATCTCGGGCGGTTCGGATTGGGGCTGAAGAGCGCAAGCTTTTCCCAATGCCGCCGACTGACGGTCGTTTCAAGAAAATCGGGGCTGACGAGCGCAGCTATTTGGGATCTCGATGACGTCGCCGAACGCAACGAGTGGGCCGTCGAATTGCCCGACAGTTTCGATAGCATATGCTGCGTCGACAAATTGGGCCCCAAAGGCACGCTTGTTCTCTGGGACAAACTCGACCGACTGACCGGCGGCTACTCTTATAATGCCGCCAAGCGTGCCGAGGTGATCAACCAAAGGATCGCGGAAACTGAACGACACCTTCGCCTCGTATTCCATCGGTTCATGGAGGATTCCAAACCGCTTCGCATCTTCATGAACGGACGGCTGCTGCGGCCGCTAGATCCTTTTGCCCGAAAGAATCTAGCCCACATCCCGGACCCCGAAGAAATGCTGCCCCTAGACAGGGGCGTTGTGGAAATCCAGAGCTTCACCCTTCCGCACCACAAACAAATGAGCAAGGCGGAGTGGGAGGACATCGGCGGCCCGGAAGGCCACCTGAAATCCCAGGGCTTCTATCTCTATCGAGGTAAGCGCTTAATTCTTCACGGCACTTGGTTTGGCCTTTGCCGTCAATCCGAGATAACAAAGCTGTCCCGTGTCAGGATCGATATATCCAACAGCATGGACGCTGACTGGAAGATCGACGTCAAGAAATCCTCGGCGCAGTTGCCGCCTGTCGTTCGGGACCGGCTGAAGAAGGTAATCGAACGCATTTTGGCTGGGTCCAAACGCACCTACAGCAGACGTGGCCAAAAGCTGGTCGATCAAGATCGACTACCGATGTGGCACCGGATTCAGGCCGATGGGCAAATTCGCTATCGTCCAAATATCGAACATCCCGCGTTCGCAAGTTTCGCCGAAAGTCTACCACTAGGCCTGAGGCAGGGATTCTTTAATTGCATTGTGCTCGTGGGGGCGTCACTGCCAATCGAGACCCTTCACTCAGACATGGGTGGCTCAGCCGAAAAGATCGTTCCAGACTGGGTGGACGAAGACACCCTCGCTCAGGCAGTGCAGGCAACGCTTTCCGTTCTCATGCGCGCGAATAAGGACATTAACGAAATTACGTCGCTGATGAAGGATGTCGATCCGTTCCGATCAGCCTGGGAAGACACCCAGCGCCTCATCGCGGCGACAATCGAATCGACGATCGAAGCTAGCCGCCTCGGCATTGCTGATCAGCCCATAGCATCCAAGCCAAGCTGA
- a CDS encoding Z1 domain-containing protein: MNPILSSLEGMTSIYMASQKGPHTAQSIRDIIAQLRVTPMFLGRVEDEEAEELARLIEEKYGISMGLGAIVDAQDFRPWLHDARINGEIGDFYWSRYRKLLNLKGLPKSVIDATDEVTDRVLDRLGDPRNMSPWSRRGMVVGFVQSGKTANYTGLICKAADAGYRLVVVIAGIHNNLRNQTQARIDEGVIGRDTGRLAHSNKSQRQKLIGVGQFDQREFPVSLTNTLRDFNKATATTNTSQIGQYNVPVVLVIKKNSSTLKNLLEWLKEHSVNQGTQMVSQPMLLIDDEADNASINTAYARNEVTRINGQIRELLSLFHRSCYVGYTATPFANIFIDPDTDDEALKQDLFPRHFIIGLDAPSNYFGAQKVFLDARDRHVRLIDDNEDVLPMKHKIDHPVDVLPDSLVRAVRAFIVARAIRNTRGQQASHASMLVNASRFTDVQGRLRSSLADVVGRIRDAVAVDGAKGASALRNPEIAALHKVWEEEYADAEGLHWPQVQARLHEALTATRVCEVNASKRSQALDYEQGGEHGVTVIAVGGFSLSRGLTLEGLTVSYFLRNSMMYDTLMQMGRWFGYRPGYEDLCRVWIPADGVGWYTHIHQAMDDLQAQLKRMELAKATPEQFGLAVRSHPESLIVTARNKMGTGREFPVKVGLAGKLVETTRIRMDRDQLDRNRKAGQDLAATLMASGQAAEHPSRGTLFTAVSVELIRNFLRVFRADAADPLTDPRLMRDYIDARADGELKEWDVLFASAQKADAIEDKLAGFKMRAFGRSVGETDLSQGVLAISGTSRRVGSPGDERVGLTPEQIEAAITAFREERVRDGKAVPETLPPRIFCEIPGRRPLIILRFVDPEIPDNLKAKLPGTVLAWSICFPPSDVLGGTVEYVVNTIRMREMFGEEEIEEEALGDTE, from the coding sequence GTGAACCCGATCCTAAGCAGCCTCGAAGGCATGACGTCCATTTACATGGCCTCGCAGAAAGGGCCCCACACGGCTCAGTCCATCCGGGACATTATTGCCCAGTTGCGTGTCACGCCGATGTTTTTGGGGCGAGTGGAAGATGAAGAGGCAGAGGAACTGGCTCGCCTTATAGAAGAAAAATATGGCATCAGCATGGGCCTGGGTGCAATCGTCGATGCGCAAGACTTCCGCCCTTGGCTGCATGACGCCAGGATTAATGGTGAGATTGGCGACTTTTACTGGAGTCGCTACAGAAAGCTTTTGAACCTCAAGGGCCTGCCGAAATCGGTAATCGACGCCACGGATGAGGTGACGGATCGGGTGCTTGACCGTCTTGGCGACCCGCGCAACATGAGCCCCTGGAGCCGCCGCGGCATGGTCGTGGGCTTCGTCCAGAGCGGGAAAACCGCGAACTACACCGGGCTGATCTGCAAGGCAGCAGATGCAGGCTATCGCCTAGTTGTAGTAATAGCGGGCATCCACAATAACCTGCGCAACCAGACGCAGGCCCGGATCGATGAGGGGGTCATCGGCCGTGACACCGGGCGGCTCGCCCATTCCAACAAGTCACAGCGCCAGAAGCTTATTGGGGTTGGACAGTTCGACCAGCGGGAATTCCCTGTTTCCCTCACCAATACGCTGCGCGACTTCAATAAGGCGACAGCCACGACAAACACCAGCCAGATCGGGCAGTACAATGTTCCCGTCGTGCTCGTAATCAAGAAGAACTCGAGCACACTAAAGAACCTGCTGGAATGGCTGAAGGAGCATTCCGTTAATCAGGGAACCCAGATGGTCAGTCAGCCGATGCTTTTGATCGACGACGAGGCCGATAATGCGTCCATCAACACAGCTTATGCTCGCAACGAAGTCACACGTATCAATGGACAGATCCGCGAATTGCTCTCGCTGTTCCACCGCAGTTGTTATGTCGGCTACACGGCCACCCCCTTCGCTAATATCTTCATCGACCCGGATACGGATGACGAGGCGCTGAAGCAGGACTTGTTCCCCCGTCATTTCATCATCGGCCTCGATGCGCCATCGAACTATTTCGGCGCGCAGAAGGTGTTCCTTGACGCACGCGACCGGCATGTCCGGCTGATTGACGACAACGAGGATGTCCTGCCGATGAAGCACAAGATTGACCATCCGGTCGATGTGCTGCCGGATAGCTTGGTGCGTGCCGTCCGGGCCTTCATCGTCGCCCGAGCAATCCGCAATACTCGGGGTCAGCAGGCGTCGCACGCATCGATGCTGGTCAACGCCTCGCGCTTCACGGACGTCCAAGGACGACTGCGCTCCAGTTTGGCCGATGTCGTCGGTCGCATCCGCGACGCGGTTGCAGTCGATGGCGCTAAGGGAGCAAGCGCCCTGCGGAACCCGGAGATCGCTGCCCTGCACAAGGTCTGGGAGGAGGAATATGCGGATGCTGAAGGCTTACACTGGCCGCAGGTGCAAGCGCGACTGCACGAGGCCCTGACTGCCACCCGCGTGTGTGAGGTTAACGCGTCAAAGCGGTCTCAGGCGCTCGACTATGAGCAAGGCGGCGAACATGGCGTGACGGTCATTGCCGTCGGTGGCTTTTCCCTCTCACGCGGGCTCACTCTCGAGGGGCTGACAGTCAGCTACTTTCTGCGAAATTCCATGATGTATGACACACTCATGCAGATGGGACGCTGGTTCGGTTATCGGCCAGGCTATGAGGATCTATGCAGGGTATGGATCCCCGCAGATGGAGTTGGCTGGTATACCCACATCCATCAGGCGATGGATGACCTCCAGGCCCAGCTGAAGCGCATGGAGCTGGCCAAGGCCACACCGGAGCAATTCGGCCTAGCCGTTCGCAGCCACCCGGAATCGCTGATCGTAACAGCCCGAAACAAGATGGGTACCGGCCGCGAGTTCCCGGTGAAAGTCGGTTTAGCAGGCAAATTGGTCGAAACGACTCGCATCCGCATGGATCGCGATCAACTGGATCGTAACCGGAAGGCAGGGCAGGATCTGGCGGCAACCCTCATGGCAAGCGGTCAGGCTGCGGAGCATCCCTCCAGAGGCACCCTCTTTACCGCTGTATCCGTGGAACTTATCCGCAATTTCCTGCGGGTGTTTCGCGCCGATGCTGCCGATCCGCTGACCGATCCGCGCCTGATGAGAGACTACATCGATGCCCGCGCCGATGGGGAGCTTAAAGAGTGGGATGTCCTGTTTGCCAGCGCCCAGAAGGCAGATGCAATTGAAGATAAATTGGCCGGTTTTAAGATGCGAGCCTTCGGCAGATCGGTTGGAGAGACTGATCTCTCTCAGGGAGTGCTTGCGATCAGCGGCACCAGCAGAAGGGTTGGCTCGCCCGGTGACGAGCGTGTGGGCCTGACCCCGGAACAGATTGAGGCGGCGATCACGGCCTTTCGTGAAGAGCGGGTTCGTGATGGAAAGGCTGTTCCGGAGACCCTTCCTCCGCGCATCTTCTGTGAAATTCCGGGCCGCCGCCCACTGATCATCCTTCGGTTCGTGGACCCAGAGATTCCAGATAATTTGAAAGCCAAATTGCCGGGAACTGTCCTTGCTTGGAGCATCTGCTTCCCGCCGTCCGACGTTCTGGGCGGGACAGTCGAATACGTCGTGAACACGATCCGCATGCGCGAAATGTTCGGCGAGGAGGAAATCGAGGAGGAGGCGCTTGGTGATACGGAATGA
- a CDS encoding PD-(D/E)XK motif protein: MIRNDTPWSGLEAGKVDTRRVSASARWNWFWAVMPRADVALVLQLGALPQPTPDLPKLRNLEIRFQTLPGGPILYIRLKDNAQLELFETLCRDVMAAGELAETEGDALERAIGRTFRWHYLLRGGKLEVLSEEAQKGLIGEIDVLKLLIATIGAKPALTAWTGPSGAPKDFELKAGCIEVKARRGASQPFVKITNEFQLADVPDRRLWLAVLAVDKVQSPHGKTLTDYVSEVTELLERTDPSAIMDWDLHLADGGYDVLHDYSAWRWIVSAPDFYAVPEGFPRIAAPVPLGVSVVSYALALSACTPFRADWGDVLGNLIDEVQT; the protein is encoded by the coding sequence GTGATACGGAATGACACGCCATGGTCCGGCCTCGAAGCTGGAAAGGTGGATACACGGCGGGTTTCGGCATCTGCACGGTGGAATTGGTTCTGGGCGGTGATGCCGCGCGCCGATGTTGCTCTGGTTTTGCAGCTGGGCGCTCTGCCGCAACCGACGCCTGACCTGCCCAAGCTCCGCAACCTCGAAATCCGGTTCCAGACCCTGCCGGGTGGACCGATCCTCTACATTCGGCTGAAGGACAATGCGCAGCTTGAGCTGTTTGAAACCCTCTGCCGCGATGTGATGGCGGCAGGAGAACTTGCCGAAACCGAGGGAGATGCCTTGGAGCGCGCCATTGGACGCACCTTCCGGTGGCATTACCTGCTGCGCGGCGGGAAGCTGGAAGTCCTATCGGAGGAGGCCCAGAAGGGCCTGATCGGCGAAATTGACGTTCTAAAGCTGCTGATCGCTACCATCGGTGCGAAACCAGCCCTGACGGCGTGGACCGGGCCTTCCGGAGCCCCGAAAGATTTCGAGCTTAAGGCCGGTTGCATCGAGGTCAAGGCCAGACGCGGGGCGTCACAGCCCTTCGTGAAGATCACGAACGAATTCCAGCTGGCAGATGTGCCCGATCGCCGTCTTTGGCTCGCGGTCTTGGCCGTCGACAAGGTGCAATCGCCCCATGGCAAGACACTGACTGACTATGTGTCCGAGGTCACCGAGCTGCTGGAAAGGACGGATCCGTCGGCCATCATGGACTGGGACCTGCATTTAGCTGACGGTGGTTACGACGTCTTGCACGATTACTCGGCGTGGCGATGGATCGTCTCAGCCCCTGACTTTTATGCTGTTCCCGAGGGGTTCCCGCGGATCGCGGCCCCTGTGCCCCTCGGCGTATCTGTGGTGTCCTATGCCCTTGCATTATCTGCATGCACCCCATTCCGGGCCGACTGGGGCGATGTGCTGGGGAATCTGATCGATGAGGTCCAAACATGA